In Thiomonas intermedia, the following are encoded in one genomic region:
- a CDS encoding OmpA family protein, which yields MRKLVVLSSILALAACSSPPKPPVVDGSNRHAVNTPETAETIALRAKLAQAEEKLRVEQARPVISPAVLQPAPPPPARSRTFSVHFPYNGTNFNLSADDSAQLLPLLAKARRIEVRGRTDGQRPSTADEKIALNRALAAQRFLIGQGVSPAIISVNYVSAGDYVADNFSAVGRSLNRRVDIEVFNQ from the coding sequence ATGCGCAAATTGGTCGTTCTTTCCAGCATCCTAGCTTTGGCCGCGTGTTCATCGCCGCCAAAGCCGCCAGTGGTGGACGGGTCAAATCGTCACGCCGTCAACACTCCCGAGACAGCCGAAACGATTGCACTTCGTGCAAAGCTCGCGCAGGCAGAAGAAAAACTTCGCGTCGAACAGGCCCGGCCGGTGATTTCACCGGCCGTTTTGCAGCCTGCCCCGCCGCCGCCTGCACGCTCTCGCACGTTCAGCGTGCATTTCCCCTACAACGGCACGAATTTCAATCTGAGCGCCGACGACAGCGCGCAACTGCTGCCGCTGCTCGCCAAAGCGCGCCGAATCGAGGTTCGCGGACGCACGGACGGCCAACGTCCCAGCACTGCGGACGAAAAAATAGCCCTGAATCGCGCCCTGGCTGCGCAACGGTTCTTGATCGGGCAAGGAGTTTCACCGGCCATCATTTCGGTCAACTACGTGTCGGCCGGTGATTACGTTGCGGATAACTTTTCAGCGGTCGGACGCTCGCTGAATCGCCGCGTGGACATCGAAGTTTTTAACCAGTAG
- a CDS encoding TrbM/KikA/MpfK family conjugal transfer protein, producing MKRLAITSALAAMFITAAPAHADDGLFTGDVRLACEAVLCLSSGTRPSECTPSIQKYFSITAKKLSDTIKKRKSFLNLCPAATQDAKMVALVDAITNGAGRCDYASLNSTLRVWNSYEDGAGYISNALPSYCTAYNGNAYTDIKAPRYVGVPERGGYWVEADKYDAALAEYNQRIAAEDAARRANDYGGGGS from the coding sequence ATGAAACGTCTCGCCATCACATCCGCGCTCGCCGCGATGTTCATCACGGCAGCGCCCGCGCATGCCGATGATGGCCTTTTCACGGGTGACGTGCGGCTCGCGTGCGAAGCCGTGCTTTGCCTGTCGTCGGGAACCCGGCCCAGCGAATGCACGCCGTCGATTCAGAAGTATTTCAGCATCACGGCAAAGAAGCTGTCGGACACGATCAAGAAGCGCAAGAGCTTCTTGAACCTCTGCCCGGCCGCAACGCAAGACGCGAAAATGGTCGCCCTGGTGGACGCGATCACCAACGGCGCAGGCCGTTGCGATTACGCCTCGCTGAATTCGACTCTGCGCGTGTGGAACAGCTACGAAGACGGCGCGGGCTACATCAGCAATGCCCTGCCTTCGTACTGCACGGCCTACAACGGCAACGCCTACACCGACATCAAGGCACCGCGCTATGTCGGCGTGCCTGAGCGCGGCGGCTATTGGGTCGAGGCCGACAAGTACGACGCAGCCCTTGCGGAATACAACCAGCGCATTGCAGCCGAAGACGCAGCACGGCGCGCGAACGACTACGGCGGCGGCGGCTCCTGA
- a CDS encoding relaxase/mobilization nuclease domain-containing protein, which produces MSKTVIDGIIKDWGERLHYSPVKGSKGRNIRSGGTTRAAKPSPPSGPATKEKVARTAKKTAEVMVKISGGGKNMKHIKAHMDYISRNGEVEIEDENGDIHQGMEAVRDVRDSWAKGKIGIPYEGEKRKEAFNIVLSMPPGTDRQAVKDAAREFAKQEFGNHQYVFAAHDDEKHPHVHLAVKAVGNDGIRLNPRKGDLQYWREQFAEKLRDQGIEANATPRRARGVVQKAEKQAVRHIDAEFQQGKRQEPARVTRARKQDAEAEVKTGKKRANPAQDNISAARKDTQKAYGQIARALATGEPEDKQIALNIVRLVQTMPPVVTKHDALVQSLRGTGGQTAERETEPKQPQRQEQGRANPGDEQTR; this is translated from the coding sequence ATGAGCAAGACCGTAATCGACGGCATCATCAAGGATTGGGGCGAGCGCCTTCACTATTCGCCGGTCAAGGGGTCGAAGGGCCGCAACATCCGCAGCGGTGGCACCACCAGGGCCGCGAAGCCTTCGCCACCGAGCGGGCCAGCCACGAAAGAGAAGGTAGCCAGGACGGCCAAGAAGACGGCCGAAGTCATGGTGAAAATCTCGGGCGGCGGCAAGAACATGAAGCACATCAAAGCGCACATGGACTACATATCGCGCAATGGCGAGGTGGAGATAGAGGACGAAAACGGCGACATCCACCAGGGCATGGAGGCCGTGCGCGACGTGCGCGACTCATGGGCAAAGGGAAAAATTGGCATTCCCTACGAAGGCGAGAAGCGCAAGGAAGCCTTCAACATCGTTTTGTCGATGCCGCCCGGCACCGACCGGCAGGCCGTCAAGGACGCCGCGCGAGAGTTCGCCAAGCAGGAGTTCGGCAACCACCAGTATGTTTTCGCCGCCCATGACGACGAGAAGCACCCGCATGTTCACCTTGCCGTCAAGGCAGTTGGCAATGACGGCATCCGTTTGAACCCGAGGAAGGGCGACTTGCAGTATTGGCGAGAACAGTTCGCCGAGAAATTGCGCGACCAGGGCATAGAAGCGAATGCGACACCGCGCCGGGCGCGGGGTGTGGTGCAGAAGGCCGAGAAACAGGCCGTGCGTCACATTGACGCCGAATTCCAGCAGGGCAAGCGCCAGGAGCCGGCCCGCGTCACCAGGGCGAGAAAGCAGGACGCCGAAGCCGAGGTGAAGACAGGCAAAAAGCGCGCCAACCCAGCGCAAGACAATATCAGCGCAGCCCGGAAGGACACGCAGAAGGCATACGGCCAGATCGCGCGGGCGCTGGCGACCGGCGAGCCAGAGGACAAGCAAATTGCCCTCAACATCGTTCGACTGGTGCAGACCATGCCGCCAGTCGTGACGAAGCATGACGCGCTTGTGCAGAGCCTGCGCGGCACTGGCGGCCAGACCGCCGAGCGCGAGACGGAGCCAAAGCAGCCGCAACGCCAGGAGCAGGGCAGGGCGAATCCGGGCGACGAGCAGACCCGGTAA
- a CDS encoding plasmid mobilization relaxosome protein MobC, which produces MEKENPYLNLYLGALKKPWSDYCEALGKKPGAALKEAIEQQLAKAAKNPPPPLRQTGEAPDDEPKVRFEILMTKSEKAAVQERANLERCSQRRWIIDAIRAGLTREPQFGMKEIDALGESNYQLLAIGRNLNQVAKAMNEGRRDSVTIESIERLRGIIDAHTEKVSTAIRASLERWNIE; this is translated from the coding sequence ATGGAGAAAGAGAACCCTTATCTGAACCTGTACCTGGGTGCGTTGAAGAAACCGTGGTCGGACTATTGCGAAGCCCTGGGGAAAAAGCCCGGCGCAGCTCTGAAAGAGGCCATCGAGCAGCAGTTAGCGAAGGCGGCCAAGAATCCACCGCCGCCCTTGCGTCAGACGGGCGAAGCGCCCGACGACGAACCCAAGGTGCGGTTTGAAATCCTCATGACCAAATCCGAAAAGGCGGCCGTGCAGGAGCGCGCCAACCTTGAGCGTTGTTCACAACGTCGGTGGATCATTGACGCGATCCGGGCGGGCCTCACGCGCGAACCACAGTTCGGCATGAAGGAAATCGACGCGCTGGGCGAGTCGAACTATCAGTTGCTTGCCATCGGGCGCAACCTCAACCAAGTAGCCAAGGCCATGAACGAGGGGCGGCGCGATTCCGTCACGATTGAATCAATCGAACGGCTGCGCGGGATCATCGACGCGCATACGGAGAAAGTCAGCACCGCCATTCGTGCCAGCCTTGAACGGTGGAACATCGAATGA
- a CDS encoding DUF192 domain-containing protein: protein MKPAILKGAAGLIVAGALLAFAASRQQAQAADVAEVCDLSFTGNVQLRGVPVARTKAQQAKGLSNRDDAGPGMLFAFDPPGKLAFWMRDTRIPLSIAFVSEDGTLFAIEDMTPHSDEYHLSMKPAKYALELAQGQFQRRGLAVGSRLLKEECRPTE, encoded by the coding sequence ATGAAACCGGCGATCCTGAAAGGCGCTGCCGGCTTGATCGTGGCCGGTGCGTTGCTTGCGTTTGCTGCCAGCAGGCAGCAAGCGCAAGCCGCCGACGTGGCCGAAGTATGCGACCTGTCTTTTACCGGGAACGTCCAGCTTCGCGGCGTTCCCGTTGCACGAACGAAGGCCCAGCAGGCGAAAGGACTTTCCAACCGCGACGATGCCGGGCCGGGAATGTTGTTCGCCTTTGACCCACCGGGCAAGCTGGCCTTCTGGATGCGAGACACCCGAATTCCGTTATCTATCGCGTTTGTGTCCGAGGATGGAACTTTGTTTGCCATCGAGGACATGACGCCCCATTCCGACGAATACCATTTGTCGATGAAGCCCGCCAAGTACGCGCTTGAACTCGCACAGGGCCAGTTCCAGCGTAGAGGGCTTGCAGTCGGTTCCCGGCTGCTGAAAGAGGAATGCCGGCCTACGGAGTAG
- a CDS encoding ParB/RepB/Spo0J family partition protein translates to MALDLSALEEKPTAPAVAGAAQPTGKPLDIPLADIEEDPDQPRKEFTPEAMQEMTDSVRARGVKTPVSVRTHPSKPGKWMLNFGARRYRGSLAAGRATIPAFVDEAHDDYDQVIENIQRDDLKPMELALFIKKRLDAGDQKKAIAKNLGKDGAIITQHLALIDPPACIEDAYSNGKCTSPKTLYELRGLHEKFPEQVEAWCADAMEITRKTVADLADELKGKKKPAPAPAAGEGQQSGEQAGNGEASKFGHDQIPGGAGEGQGGNGGGAGEAEGEGSKTKPAGKKGGENDQGEGVGAGEEGDGGRDTGELTSWPKGRAVSDPDRMSKPLLLVEFDGRSAAVLLNRRPTTAGLIHIRFEDGGGDQEVDAGACKINLLTEAEK, encoded by the coding sequence ATGGCACTCGACCTTTCCGCCCTGGAAGAAAAGCCCACTGCCCCGGCCGTGGCCGGGGCGGCCCAGCCGACCGGCAAGCCGCTGGACATTCCCCTTGCCGACATCGAGGAAGACCCCGACCAGCCGCGCAAGGAGTTCACGCCCGAGGCCATGCAGGAAATGACCGACAGCGTTCGGGCGCGAGGCGTCAAAACGCCGGTATCGGTTCGCACCCATCCGAGCAAGCCCGGCAAGTGGATGTTGAACTTTGGCGCGCGCCGCTATCGTGGCTCGCTTGCGGCTGGACGGGCGACGATCCCGGCATTCGTTGACGAAGCGCACGATGACTACGATCAAGTCATTGAGAACATCCAGCGCGACGACTTGAAGCCGATGGAGCTTGCGCTTTTCATCAAGAAGCGTTTGGACGCTGGCGACCAGAAGAAGGCCATCGCAAAGAACCTGGGCAAAGACGGCGCGATCATCACCCAGCACCTTGCCTTGATCGACCCGCCCGCGTGCATCGAAGACGCATACAGCAACGGCAAATGCACGTCGCCTAAAACCCTGTACGAGCTGCGCGGCTTGCATGAGAAGTTCCCCGAGCAAGTCGAAGCATGGTGCGCCGATGCGATGGAAATCACGCGCAAGACCGTTGCCGATCTGGCCGACGAGTTGAAGGGCAAGAAGAAGCCCGCCCCGGCTCCCGCTGCTGGCGAAGGCCAGCAGAGCGGCGAGCAGGCGGGTAACGGCGAAGCCTCGAAATTTGGTCATGACCAAATTCCGGGCGGCGCTGGCGAAGGCCAGGGCGGCAACGGTGGCGGCGCTGGTGAAGCCGAAGGCGAAGGCAGCAAGACCAAGCCGGCCGGCAAGAAGGGCGGCGAAAACGACCAGGGCGAAGGTGTAGGCGCTGGCGAGGAAGGCGACGGCGGGCGTGATACCGGCGAGCTGACAAGCTGGCCCAAGGGCCGGGCCGTGTCCGATCCCGACCGCATGAGCAAGCCGCTTTTGCTGGTGGAGTTCGACGGGCGTTCGGCGGCCGTTTTGCTGAATCGTCGCCCTACCACTGCCGGCCTGATTCACATTCGCTTCGAGGATGGCGGCGGCGATCAAGAGGTAGATGCGGGCGCTTGCAAAATCAACCTGCTGACCGAAGCCGAGAAATGA
- a CDS encoding ParA family protein — translation MKTTVLANQKGGVGKSAVAVQLAYFFHLIMGKRVLVIDFDHQRNSSKAIKTGGIATVSQMPASRLLTHKVGGVEDAEFVLVAADNAELLKMEKQADRHNSFASNLQSFLQAVHNDFDVCIIDTNPNPDIRQLSSLVVSDYVLSPLQLNQEAIDGIGDLLNHDTIGIRKIKAAINPKLELIGILPNLVEPTPFQRDNFRELSTHFAKLLIPMDAGFAAIKKTTAVPEAQAAGVPVWKLGKTSGRDAWTQIKPVFEKIASIMEVQ, via the coding sequence ATGAAAACTACAGTTCTCGCAAACCAAAAGGGCGGCGTGGGCAAGTCGGCCGTGGCCGTCCAGTTGGCCTACTTTTTCCACCTCATCATGGGCAAGCGCGTTTTGGTGATCGACTTCGACCACCAACGCAACAGCTCGAAGGCGATCAAGACCGGAGGCATTGCCACCGTGTCGCAGATGCCGGCCAGCCGCCTTTTGACTCACAAGGTCGGCGGCGTGGAAGACGCTGAATTTGTCTTGGTGGCGGCTGATAACGCCGAGCTGCTGAAAATGGAAAAGCAGGCCGACAGGCACAACAGCTTCGCGTCGAACCTGCAATCGTTTCTGCAAGCCGTGCATAACGACTTCGATGTTTGCATCATCGACACCAACCCGAACCCGGACATTCGACAGCTTTCGTCGCTGGTGGTCAGCGACTACGTTCTGTCGCCGCTGCAATTGAACCAGGAGGCCATCGACGGTATCGGCGACTTGCTCAATCACGACACCATCGGCATTCGCAAGATCAAGGCCGCGATCAATCCCAAGTTGGAATTGATTGGCATCCTGCCGAATCTGGTGGAGCCGACGCCCTTCCAGCGCGATAACTTCCGCGAGCTTTCGACGCACTTCGCCAAGCTACTGATCCCGATGGATGCAGGTTTTGCCGCGATTAAGAAGACTACGGCCGTGCCCGAAGCCCAGGCCGCAGGCGTGCCAGTTTGGAAACTCGGTAAGACCAGCGGCCGCGATGCGTGGACGCAGATCAAGCCGGTATTTGAAAAAATCGCTTCAATCATGGAGGTTCAATAA
- a CDS encoding single-stranded DNA-binding protein, whose product MQKNVFVGNLARPATVTGTGDRAVARFTLIANEYAGKDKDTGQTRERAVAIQFTAFRAKAEAIAKNALKGDQLIIDYRVENNDYEKNGETVYGYNFIVEDFAFGAPGKEKRDQFSRAGE is encoded by the coding sequence ATGCAGAAGAATGTTTTTGTCGGCAACCTTGCCCGGCCGGCCACCGTAACCGGCACTGGCGACCGCGCCGTGGCGCGTTTCACCTTGATTGCGAACGAGTACGCAGGCAAGGACAAGGACACCGGCCAGACCCGCGAACGTGCCGTTGCGATCCAGTTCACCGCCTTCCGCGCGAAAGCCGAGGCCATCGCAAAGAACGCCTTGAAGGGCGATCAACTCATCATTGATTACCGCGTCGAAAACAACGACTACGAGAAGAACGGCGAAACCGTGTACGGCTACAACTTCATCGTGGAAGACTTCGCATTCGGTGCGCCGGGCAAAGAGAAGCGCGACCAGTTCAGCCGGGCGGGTGAATAA
- a CDS encoding DNA-binding protein → MALSQDIKERIFAAADALHAASETGEFPSVEAVRQESRAGMNNVVEAMKEWRQNQRKQVQAVREPLPVELHGVVQSMGQSLWETAQQLANESLDAAKVAFETEKSDLIQLSAEQSEAFEAQAAELDAAQARIAELERQATAAAAAAQATAQELDETRRARLAAEQDAALAKQRAEEIERRAAELRAELDHAHAEAETAAAQAKATADSLRADADRLRTERDKAQQRQELAEAEGVKLAASLAAAQGETAKAQAALAGVTAKAEAAEQAHADQRKRAAEEVHRSAERMTKAETERDKARSEAATAREEAAALRGELEATKTQNAGLLAALKPSPAPKGKGGTAKD, encoded by the coding sequence ATGGCCCTATCCCAAGACATCAAAGAGCGCATCTTTGCCGCCGCCGACGCCCTGCACGCGGCCAGCGAAACCGGCGAGTTCCCGAGCGTGGAGGCTGTGCGCCAGGAGAGCCGCGCCGGCATGAACAACGTGGTGGAGGCCATGAAGGAATGGCGGCAGAACCAGCGCAAGCAGGTTCAGGCCGTGCGCGAGCCGTTGCCGGTGGAACTGCATGGCGTGGTGCAGAGCATGGGGCAAAGCCTTTGGGAGACGGCGCAGCAACTGGCGAACGAATCGCTAGACGCGGCCAAGGTGGCCTTTGAAACCGAGAAAAGCGACCTCATCCAGCTATCGGCCGAACAGTCCGAAGCCTTCGAGGCCCAGGCCGCCGAGCTGGACGCCGCCCAGGCGCGCATTGCCGAGCTGGAACGCCAAGCCACGGCCGCCGCAGCAGCAGCCCAGGCGACCGCCCAGGAGCTAGACGAGACGCGCCGCGCCCGGCTGGCCGCCGAGCAGGACGCCGCCCTTGCCAAGCAACGGGCCGAGGAAATCGAGCGCCGGGCCGCCGAGCTGCGCGCCGAACTCGACCACGCACACGCCGAGGCCGAAACCGCCGCAGCCCAGGCCAAGGCGACGGCCGACAGCCTGCGCGCCGATGCTGATCGCCTGCGCACCGAGCGCGACAAGGCCCAGCAGCGCCAGGAGCTGGCCGAAGCCGAAGGCGTCAAGCTGGCCGCCAGTCTGGCCGCTGCCCAGGGCGAAACGGCCAAGGCACAAGCCGCCCTTGCCGGCGTCACGGCCAAGGCCGAGGCCGCCGAGCAGGCGCACGCCGACCAGCGCAAGCGCGCGGCCGAAGAAGTCCACCGCAGCGCCGAGCGCATGACGAAGGCAGAGACGGAGCGCGACAAGGCCCGCTCAGAGGCCGCCACAGCCCGCGAGGAAGCCGCAGCCCTGCGCGGCGAGCTGGAAGCCACCAAGACCCAAAACGCCGGCTTGTTGGCCGCGTTGAAGCCCTCCCCCGCCCCGAAAGGCAAGGGCGGCACCGCCAAGGATTGA
- a CDS encoding DUF3560 domain-containing protein produces the protein MNAYEARIEAKRERYEARAGKAQDESRALYSRARGMAEVIPFGQPILVGHHSEGRDRNYRNRIHNTFGKAFAAQDKAAHYAQKAASVGTGGISSDDPDAIKKLRAELASAEKSQEMMKAANKAIRANKTPETQTAALVALGFTEAQAAEAIKPDFARRVGFPSYALSNNNANMTRIKGRIAELEKRSQRADVEKAGDGYTYREDTTENRVMFIFDGKPDEATRAILKREAFKWSPSRGAWVRQLNNAGIWAAKQVIERFNVAKVGDAH, from the coding sequence TTGAACGCCTACGAGGCACGCATTGAGGCCAAGCGCGAACGGTACGAAGCGCGTGCAGGCAAGGCCCAGGACGAAAGCCGGGCACTGTATAGCCGGGCGCGTGGTATGGCCGAGGTGATCCCCTTCGGGCAACCGATCCTTGTCGGGCACCACAGCGAAGGCCGCGACCGCAACTATCGCAACCGGATTCACAACACCTTCGGCAAAGCCTTTGCCGCCCAGGACAAGGCAGCGCACTACGCACAGAAGGCCGCGAGCGTGGGCACTGGTGGCATTTCCAGCGATGACCCGGACGCCATCAAGAAGCTGCGCGCCGAGCTGGCAAGCGCCGAGAAGTCGCAAGAGATGATGAAGGCCGCGAACAAGGCCATTCGTGCGAACAAAACACCGGAAACGCAGACCGCCGCCCTTGTGGCCCTTGGCTTCACCGAAGCCCAGGCGGCCGAGGCGATCAAGCCGGACTTTGCCCGCCGTGTCGGTTTCCCGTCCTATGCCTTGTCGAACAACAACGCCAACATGACCCGCATCAAGGGCCGCATTGCCGAGCTGGAGAAGCGCAGCCAGCGGGCCGACGTGGAGAAGGCCGGCGACGGCTACACCTACCGCGAGGACACCACCGAAAACCGCGTGATGTTCATTTTCGACGGCAAGCCGGACGAGGCAACCCGCGCCATCTTGAAGCGTGAAGCCTTCAAATGGTCGCCAAGTCGGGGCGCGTGGGTGCGGCAGTTGAACAACGCCGGAATCTGGGCAGCCAAGCAGGTGATAGAGCGTTTTAATGTTGCCAAAGTTGGTGACGCGCACTAA